The following coding sequences are from one Solea solea chromosome 4, fSolSol10.1, whole genome shotgun sequence window:
- the cdx1b gene encoding homeobox protein CDX-1b, which translates to MYVSYLQLDKDSSMYPHQNPVARHPGLSLSPQNFAVPAPPQYSDFAGYHHHHHHHPHHPHHPHHGLTNDPVQQATGPGAGGWSPAYPPPSAAAAPPPRDDWSTHHHYAAAAAAAASTASTVPGAVGPTLGFSPPEFSGQPPALLPASAGPLSPGSPQRRNPYDWIRRSSAPPANPNGKTRTKDKYRVVYTDHQRLELEKEFHYSKYITIRRKAELALALSLSERQVKIWFQNRRAKERKINKKKLQQPASSTTTPTPPTGTSGGGGGGLHRNGSSSVTMVTSSSGNNGLVSPSSLPLNIKEEY; encoded by the exons ATGTACGTGAGTTACCTTCAGCTGGACAAAGACTCCTCCATGTACCCGCACCAGAACCCGGTCGCCCGACACCCGGGCCTCAGCCTCAGCCCGCAGAACTTCGCGGTGCCGGCGCCGCCGCAGTACTCGGATTTCGCGggctaccaccaccaccaccaccatcacccgcACCACCCGCACCACCCGCACCACGGACTCACTAACGACCCGGTGCAGCAGGCGACCGGCCCGGGCGCAGGCGGCTGGAGCCCGGCGTATCCGCCTCCATCCGCAGCCGCCGCGCCGCCGCCGCGTGACGACTGGTCCACGCATCATCATTACGCCGCCGCAGCGGCAGCGGCCGCGTCCACCGCGTCCACGGTGCCCGGCGCGGTGGGGCCCACGCTGGGCTTCAGCCCCCCGGAGTTTAGCGGGCAGCCGCCCGCGCTGCTGCCCGCGTCCGCGGGGCCGCTGTCCCCGGGCTCCCCGCAGCGGAGGAACCCGTACGACTGGATCCGACGCAGCTCCGCACCGCCCGCAAACCCAA ATGGAAAAACTCGCACCAAAGACAAGTACCGTGTGGTTTACACCGACCACCAGCggctggagctggagaaggagtTTCACTACAGCAAATACATCACCATCAGGAGGAAGGCGGAGCTAGCGTTAGCGCTCAGTCTGTCAGAGAGACAg gtGAAGATCTGGTTCCAGAATCGCCGAGCGAAGGAGCGAAAGATCAACAAGAAGAAGCTCCAGCAGCCGGCCTCCTCCACGACCACGCCCACCCCTCCCACCGGGACCAgcggcggaggaggaggcggtCTCCACAGAAACGGTAGCAGCAGTGTCACTATGGTGACGAGCAGCAGCGGCAACAACGGGCTGGTGTCCCCGTCGTCTCTGCCTCTGAACATCAAAGAGGAGTACTGA